One segment of Clavelina lepadiformis chromosome 2, kaClaLepa1.1, whole genome shotgun sequence DNA contains the following:
- the LOC143446020 gene encoding uncharacterized protein LOC143446020, whose product MPRPGRDSYSEQKPPFSYIALTTMAIQSAPNKMMSLSEIYQYIMNRFPFYRNNTQRWQNSLRHNLSFNDCFVKVPRRGDQPGKGSLWTLHPTCGEMFENGSYLRRRQRFKTNHTNRGLRGNGRRLKFDSPFGSPAGPIGNGLIPFQSSEAASIKQESFCGQPVPDMCKRINLQTGSLFFTPAFRGIQTPIINPYVTPVPTRPLNPAFSPLQPQGDSNIAAMTYFQTAMAGFRNAMTTFGMTGLSPPMLSDAFAFHQSNAFRQHHSHPMIKSGVSSTSKTNGHKTDPPSSLSQFWKEEDLSQSGDEGGKMSKETSFKSSSPPISFSIDSIINGSHSPKKTKTNANSTSTSNRGEKRLSESDDECKEKRIKYEDLLPTDVPEKDVILHKGEKNIYKNFLPKSEQTTSPTFTPNWPNLKKMDSDFVKTVDEQENPSNAKQCPRTQVSLQFQHTASSQDYNFKPYFDTSQSLPQQSFENDEDRQSFTAFAKLKRFTELQVK is encoded by the coding sequence ATGCCGCGACCAGGGCGCGACAGTTATAGCGAACAAAAGCCGCCATTTTCCTACATTGCCCTCACCACAATGGCTATTCAGTCTGCACCGAACAAGATGATGAGCCTGTCTGAAATATACCAATACATAATGAATCGTTTCCCGTTCTATAGGAATAACACTCAGCGTTGGCAGAACTCTCTCCGACATAATCTCTCGTTTAACGATTGCTTTGTTAAGGTACCACGGCGAGGTGACCAACCGGGTAAAGGAAGCCTTTGGACTCTTCACCCAACCTGTGGTGAGATGTTCGAAAATGGAAGTTATCTTCGACGTCGACAGCGTTTCAAAACTAACCATACAAATCGAGGGTTGCGGGGAAATGGGCGACGGCTAAAGTTTGATTCTCCTTTCGGTTCCCCCGCTGGCCCGATTGGAAACGGGCTAATTCCCTTTCAAAGTTCGGAAGCTGCTTCAATAAAGCAAGAGAGTTTTTGTGGACAACCAGTACCTGACATGTGCAAGAGAATAAATCTACAAACGGGAAGCCTCTTTTTTACTCCAGCTTTTCGTGGGATTCAAACCCCAATCATCAACCCTTACGTAACTCCGGTACCAACCAGGCCCCTAAACCCGGCTTTTTCCCCGCTTCAACCCCAAGGTGACTCCAACATTGCAGCCATGACATATTTTCAAACAGCCATGGCTGGGTTTCGAAACGCCATGACCACTTTTGGCATGACCGGTTTGTCACCTCCGATGTTAAGTGATGCTTTTGCTTTTCATCAGTCAAACGCCTTTCGCCAGCATCATTCTCACCCAATGATAAAGAGCGGCGTGTCTTCTACTTCTAAGACAAATGGGCACAAGACTGATCCACCGTCATCTCTAAGTCAATTCTGGAAAGAAGAGGATTTATCACAAAGTGGAGATGAAGGTGGTAAGATGTCGAAGGAAACTTCGTTCAAGAGCTCCTCTCCTCCGATCAGTTTCTCCATCGACAGCATCATCAACGGTAGTCACTCGCCcaaaaaaactaaaacgaATGCAAACAGTACATCAACCTCTAACAGGGGAGAAAAGCGACTTTCTGAAAGCGACGATGAGTGCAAAGAGAAACGAATCAAGTATGAAGATCTGTTACCGACGGATGTTCCAGAGAAAGACGTGATCCTCCACAAAGgagagaaaaatatttacaagaatTTTCTTCCCAAATCTGAGCAGACCACTTCTCCCACGTTTACTCCAAATTGgccaaatttgaaaaagatggATTCCGATTTTGTCAAAACTGTTGATGAACAGGAAAACCCTTCCAACGCAAAACAGTGTCCCAGAACGCAAGTTTCGCTGCAATTTCAGCACACTGCATCATCGCAGGACTACAACTTTAAACCATATTTCGACACTTCACAATCACTACCGCAGCAGTCCTTCGAGAATGATGAAGATCGGCAAAGTTTTACTGCTTTCGCGAAGCTAAAAAGATTCACGGAATTGCAAGTTAAATGA